From one Methylomonas paludis genomic stretch:
- the tnpB gene encoding IS66 family insertion sequence element accessory protein TnpB (TnpB, as the term is used for proteins encoded by IS66 family insertion elements, is considered an accessory protein, since TnpC, encoded by a neighboring gene, is a DDE family transposase.), with product MMRPLSVDWAVYLCEQPVDFRKGAASLAVLVEAQLSLNPFADCLYVFRNRSATAIKLLYWERNGFCLWQKRLEKARFFWPKPSESGTVTLSVQQLNWLLEGYDINRMKPHPVLDYQSVL from the coding sequence ATGATGCGGCCCCTTTCCGTCGATTGGGCAGTTTATTTATGCGAACAACCGGTTGATTTCAGGAAGGGCGCTGCCAGTTTGGCGGTCCTGGTGGAAGCGCAGTTGAGTTTAAATCCGTTTGCTGATTGTTTGTATGTGTTTAGAAATCGGTCAGCCACGGCTATCAAGTTGCTGTATTGGGAGCGTAATGGTTTTTGTCTATGGCAGAAGCGTTTGGAGAAAGCACGGTTTTTCTGGCCAAAACCCAGCGAGTCTGGCACGGTGACGTTAAGCGTACAGCAACTGAACTGGTTGTTGGAAGGTTATGATATTAATCGCATGAAGCCGCATCCGGTGCTGGATTATCAGTCGGTTTTATAA
- the tnpA gene encoding IS66 family insertion sequence element accessory protein TnpA, with product MNQPLSENTQPTDAVSLTDTQRFWFAHVEQCLASGLSIAVYARQHQLADKSLYHWIKRKREWPSRAVQTGAGTATFHPVQMVQPVTSGSLERPTLWLRLPNGIECQFQAIDTEHCLAVLTGLSRLPA from the coding sequence ATGAACCAGCCCCTTTCAGAAAATACCCAGCCAACGGATGCTGTAAGTCTAACCGATACGCAGCGCTTTTGGTTTGCCCATGTCGAGCAATGCCTGGCGTCAGGTTTGAGTATTGCCGTGTATGCCCGGCAACACCAATTGGCCGATAAATCTTTATATCACTGGATCAAGCGTAAGCGTGAGTGGCCAAGCCGTGCTGTGCAGACCGGCGCTGGCACAGCGACTTTTCATCCTGTGCAGATGGTACAGCCGGTGACGAGTGGCTCACTTGAACGGCCAACGCTGTGGCTGCGCCTACCCAATGGCATTGAATGTCAATTTCAAGCCATTGATACCGAGCATTGCCTGGCGGTGCTGACCGGGTTGTCGAGGTTGCCAGCATGA
- a CDS encoding DUF4276 family protein has product MKELVFLLEEPSAKAMLESLLTKILSPDITPRLIAFEGKQDLEKQLVKRIKGYINPQARFIVMRDLDSAPDCKELKKTLLDKCIATGRQPAPMVRIACRELESFYLADLQAVESAMNIDGLVKQQNTKKFRNPDNLASPSRELAVLTKHRYQKVSDSRIIGKHLDVNNQRSASFKNLIVGIRRMEKELVELGVGKDSD; this is encoded by the coding sequence ATGAAAGAATTGGTATTTTTGCTGGAAGAGCCATCTGCTAAAGCCATGCTGGAAAGTTTGCTGACAAAAATTCTCAGTCCAGACATTACACCAAGGCTAATAGCCTTCGAGGGTAAGCAGGATCTGGAAAAACAGCTAGTCAAACGCATCAAAGGATACATTAATCCTCAGGCCAGATTTATTGTAATGCGCGATCTTGACAGTGCTCCAGATTGTAAAGAATTAAAAAAGACGCTGTTAGACAAATGTATTGCTACTGGTCGTCAGCCTGCGCCTATGGTACGCATAGCTTGCCGTGAACTGGAAAGCTTTTACCTTGCCGATCTGCAAGCTGTGGAATCGGCTATGAACATCGACGGCTTGGTTAAACAGCAAAATACTAAAAAATTTCGCAACCCAGATAATTTAGCTAGCCCAAGTCGAGAACTAGCCGTTTTAACCAAACATCGTTATCAAAAAGTCAGCGATTCCAGAATTATTGGCAAACATCTTGATGTAAATAATCAACGTTCAGCCAGTTTTAAAAATCTGATTGTCGGAATTCGGCGCATGGAGAAGGAGCTTGTTGAGCTTGGTGTTGGAAAGGATAGTGATTAG
- the tnpC gene encoding IS66 family transposase, giving the protein MEQELELPSDVDSLQKMLRTLTRDYRQLQSKHDILQEQINLLLHKRFGANSEKYRAEQADMFNEAEAYAEESDETTAETATATSEVVAATENASAPIASAAQPGQTVPVKPGRKALPAALPRVEIIHDLPEAQRRCSAGHALKEIGTEVSEQLDIIPAKVQVLRHIRIKYACPCCQAEVKTAPLPPQPLPKSNASPGLLAYLITSKFLDALPFYRQSKQFQRIGVELSRGTLSLWAIRCGELIQALCNLMQEHLHQYPILQMDETTLQVLKEEGKAASSQSYLWVQRGGPPDQPVVLFHYAPTRSQAVADQLLQGYSGTLQTDGYAAYPTVCAKNGLRHAGCWAHARRKFDEALKAQGKAQPKAGKVSKALIMIQKLYRIETQIKYLSVDEKYRIRQQQAVPILHEIKAWLDISLTQVAPTSLTGKALGYLANQWSTLTVYCQDGRLDIDNNAVERAIRPFVIGRNNWLFADTIKGAKASANLYSLIETAKLNGLEPYRYLHHIFKELPKAQTLEDIESLLPWQVDREHINSGWKNG; this is encoded by the coding sequence ATGGAACAAGAGCTTGAATTGCCTTCAGATGTCGACAGCCTGCAGAAAATGCTACGTACGCTGACGCGTGATTATCGGCAATTACAATCAAAACACGATATTCTGCAAGAGCAAATCAATCTCTTGCTACATAAACGCTTTGGCGCCAATAGCGAGAAATACCGGGCAGAGCAAGCGGATATGTTCAATGAGGCGGAAGCCTATGCCGAAGAGTCGGATGAAACGACCGCTGAAACGGCGACGGCCACCTCTGAAGTGGTGGCCGCCACCGAAAATGCATCAGCGCCTATCGCTTCCGCAGCCCAGCCCGGCCAAACTGTACCGGTCAAGCCTGGCCGTAAAGCCCTGCCTGCTGCACTCCCCCGCGTTGAGATCATCCACGACCTACCGGAAGCGCAACGCCGTTGCTCAGCCGGCCATGCGCTAAAAGAAATCGGTACTGAAGTGTCCGAACAACTGGACATCATTCCAGCCAAGGTGCAGGTGTTACGCCATATCCGCATCAAGTATGCCTGCCCTTGCTGTCAGGCCGAGGTGAAAACCGCGCCACTGCCGCCGCAACCGCTGCCTAAAAGCAATGCTTCGCCCGGTTTACTGGCTTATCTGATCACCAGCAAATTCCTGGATGCCTTGCCGTTTTACCGGCAAAGTAAACAGTTTCAGCGTATCGGCGTTGAGCTATCACGCGGCACCCTGTCTTTATGGGCGATTCGTTGCGGCGAGCTGATTCAAGCTTTGTGCAATTTGATGCAGGAACACCTGCATCAGTACCCCATTCTGCAAATGGATGAAACCACGCTACAAGTCTTGAAAGAAGAGGGCAAAGCCGCTAGCAGTCAGTCTTATCTGTGGGTACAGCGCGGTGGCCCACCTGATCAACCAGTCGTGCTGTTTCACTATGCACCCACCCGCAGCCAGGCCGTGGCAGACCAACTGCTACAAGGTTACAGCGGTACGCTGCAAACCGACGGCTACGCCGCTTACCCGACCGTGTGCGCTAAAAACGGCTTGCGCCATGCCGGGTGTTGGGCACACGCCAGACGTAAATTCGATGAAGCCTTAAAAGCCCAAGGCAAAGCTCAGCCTAAAGCCGGCAAAGTCAGTAAGGCCTTAATCATGATCCAGAAACTGTACCGGATTGAGACGCAAATCAAATATCTGTCGGTCGATGAAAAATACCGGATTCGCCAACAGCAGGCCGTGCCGATCCTGCATGAAATCAAAGCTTGGTTGGATATCTCCTTAACCCAAGTGGCCCCCACCAGCTTAACCGGCAAAGCCTTGGGCTATCTGGCTAACCAGTGGTCAACACTCACCGTCTATTGCCAAGATGGGCGGTTAGACATTGATAACAATGCCGTGGAACGCGCCATCCGGCCCTTTGTCATTGGTCGTAATAACTGGCTATTCGCCGATACCATAAAAGGCGCCAAAGCCAGTGCCAATCTCTATAGCCTGATTGAAACCGCCAAACTCAATGGACTGGAGCCGTATCGCTATCTGCATCATATTTTTAAAGAACTGCCCAAGGCTCAGACTCTGGAAGATATTGAATCACTGCTGCCCTGGCAAGTGGATAGGGAGCATATTAACAGCGGATGGAAAAATGGCTAG
- a CDS encoding AAA family ATPase, which yields MKIESIRLKNFKTFRDVHLKEIPPFLVVVGANGSGKTTLFDVFGFLHDCLKGNVRQALDSRGRFKEVVSKDSDGDSILIEIQYRMEITDVDRLVTYSLEIAEKNNAPYVKREILRYKRGRHGSPYHFLDFANGEGYAVTNEEDFHKSDEELTRENQSVAPDSLAIKGLGQFARFKAANAFRQLVESWHVSDFHINAARGRKEAAGDSEHLSETGDNLPRVAQYLFEQYPNTFQKIIDTMKRRVPGVKDIEPKLMDDGFLTLRFQDGSFKTPFLDRYVSDGTIKMFAYLVLLHDPNPHPLLCVEEPENQLYPKLMSELAEEFRLYSREGQVLVSTHSPDFLNAAKLEEVCWLVKKAGSTQIFRAKDDPQIAAYMADGDQMGYLWKQGFFTGADPE from the coding sequence ATGAAGATTGAATCTATTCGGCTAAAAAATTTCAAGACCTTCCGCGATGTCCATCTAAAAGAGATTCCACCTTTTTTAGTAGTCGTTGGCGCTAATGGCTCTGGAAAAACCACCTTATTCGATGTGTTTGGATTTTTACATGACTGTTTGAAAGGTAATGTTCGCCAAGCCTTAGATAGCCGCGGGCGATTTAAAGAAGTAGTCAGTAAAGACAGCGATGGCGATAGTATCCTGATTGAAATCCAATATCGCATGGAAATTACCGATGTTGATCGTTTAGTCACCTATTCTCTGGAAATTGCCGAAAAAAATAATGCGCCCTATGTAAAACGAGAAATATTGCGTTATAAACGTGGCCGGCACGGTAGCCCATATCATTTTCTGGATTTTGCCAATGGCGAAGGTTACGCTGTGACTAATGAAGAAGACTTTCATAAGTCAGACGAAGAACTCACCCGCGAAAATCAGTCGGTAGCACCCGATTCTTTGGCCATCAAAGGACTGGGGCAGTTTGCCCGATTTAAAGCGGCCAATGCATTTAGGCAATTAGTTGAATCGTGGCATGTTTCTGATTTTCACATCAATGCGGCACGAGGGCGCAAAGAAGCGGCGGGCGACTCGGAACACCTATCTGAAACCGGCGATAATTTGCCGCGTGTAGCGCAATATCTGTTTGAGCAATACCCCAATACTTTCCAAAAAATCATTGATACCATGAAACGGAGGGTGCCCGGAGTAAAGGATATCGAACCCAAACTCATGGATGACGGTTTTCTGACCTTGCGCTTTCAGGACGGATCATTCAAAACCCCGTTTCTTGACCGTTATGTATCGGATGGCACCATTAAAATGTTTGCCTATCTGGTGCTATTGCACGATCCAAACCCACATCCTTTGCTATGCGTGGAAGAACCAGAAAATCAGCTTTATCCAAAACTAATGTCGGAATTAGCGGAAGAGTTTCGTCTATATTCACGAGAAGGGCAGGTACTTGTATCAACTCATTCACCCGATTTTTTAAATGCTGCCAAGTTGGAGGAAGTTTGCTGGCTAGTTAAAAAAGCCGGCTCCACTCAAATTTTTCGTGCCAAAGACGATCCGCAAATTGCTGCTTACATGGCGGATGGCGATCAAATGGGCTATTTATGGAAGCAAGGCTTTTTTACCGGGGCCGATCCTGAATGA
- a CDS encoding DUF262 domain-containing protein — protein MARFVVYRAVSVQIIVSEVFLFQCYKLFNLALFIKFLIQIMQTINFDIGQLLKKIRAGNFLIPQFQRDFTWKEGQTRLLIDSIARNYPCGSLLILGKNDEVPLKSRKLDAIYPPKSDDIQNLMNFDEPGSESYYVLDGQQRLTSIARVFLDAHPNRNYYFDLKEMHIMFKSENPSWIVSRQRGLKNPERKDNNRLIRTDIALDQAKCDVYISEYIEDSGDFPEFESNKNLARQASASIKGIFETIRKFSIPFVALENDAPLESVCRVFETINSTGTRLTTFDLAVARYYPDPDLKELLDSSLENHQILMDYEIDGERILQILSLFFLRNKVNKFPEATRSVLLSLEPGFINEHWNSASYHLSQACEWVNQLGATSKTPPPHGILVSMAATLMCFPGSLSKPEFSSSLKKWYFCSTLAAAPAPANNYKIGDDFRKFCNFLDNGGVFQYTRVYFTVEDIISIKHISDSRYKSIQALMRTTVKEDLLTGNSLGGDLEDHHIFPYSLNKSGINKNKLNSIANKIIVSKETNRSINNLNPDKYLYDVVMRHKSEGTTGELNRRLKCCFIPYSSDSFDFQKKISKENFDEFLKDRAQMILDRIQEVVGDAWKAPLEQEDSNLEDDEFVTGS, from the coding sequence GTGGCGCGTTTTGTCGTGTACAGAGCCGTTTCAGTTCAAATAATAGTTTCAGAAGTTTTCCTTTTTCAATGTTATAAATTATTTAACCTAGCCCTTTTTATAAAATTTTTAATTCAAATTATGCAAACAATAAACTTTGATATTGGGCAACTATTGAAAAAAATACGAGCCGGTAACTTCTTAATCCCTCAATTCCAAAGAGATTTTACTTGGAAGGAAGGGCAAACTAGGCTTTTAATTGACTCAATTGCAAGAAATTATCCTTGCGGCTCCCTATTGATACTAGGCAAAAATGATGAAGTACCTTTGAAATCAAGAAAACTAGATGCAATTTATCCTCCAAAATCAGATGATATTCAAAATTTAATGAATTTTGATGAACCTGGCTCGGAGTCATATTATGTTCTAGATGGACAGCAGAGACTAACTTCGATAGCAAGAGTTTTTTTAGATGCCCATCCAAATAGAAATTATTATTTCGATTTAAAAGAAATGCATATAATGTTTAAATCTGAAAATCCTTCATGGATTGTAAGTCGACAAAGAGGCTTGAAAAACCCAGAACGTAAAGATAATAATCGATTAATAAGAACTGATATTGCTCTTGATCAAGCTAAATGTGATGTTTATATTTCAGAATATATTGAAGATTCAGGAGATTTTCCTGAGTTTGAATCTAACAAGAATCTTGCCAGACAAGCTTCTGCAAGTATAAAAGGGATATTTGAAACTATACGAAAATTTTCTATTCCATTTGTAGCATTAGAAAATGATGCTCCGCTTGAATCTGTTTGCCGTGTATTTGAAACAATAAATTCTACAGGAACTAGACTTACAACATTTGATTTGGCTGTCGCACGATATTATCCAGACCCCGATCTTAAAGAGCTATTAGATAGTTCGCTTGAAAATCACCAGATTTTGATGGACTATGAAATTGATGGGGAACGTATTTTACAAATTCTTTCTTTATTCTTTCTAAGAAATAAAGTAAATAAATTTCCTGAAGCAACACGTTCTGTTTTGTTGTCATTAGAACCAGGCTTTATTAATGAACACTGGAACAGTGCTTCATATCATTTATCACAGGCTTGTGAGTGGGTGAATCAACTAGGGGCAACTTCTAAAACCCCACCACCACATGGAATATTAGTGTCAATGGCTGCAACATTAATGTGCTTTCCTGGGAGTTTGTCTAAACCTGAATTTTCAAGCTCATTGAAGAAATGGTATTTTTGTTCAACATTAGCTGCGGCACCTGCACCTGCTAATAACTATAAGATAGGAGATGACTTCAGGAAATTTTGTAATTTTCTTGATAATGGTGGCGTCTTTCAATATACACGAGTATACTTTACCGTTGAAGATATTATTTCAATAAAGCATATTAGTGATAGTCGATACAAATCCATACAAGCTTTGATGCGAACCACCGTAAAGGAAGATCTTTTGACGGGAAATTCTTTAGGTGGAGACTTAGAGGATCATCATATATTTCCTTATTCACTAAATAAGTCTGGAATTAATAAAAACAAATTAAACTCAATAGCAAATAAAATAATTGTATCTAAAGAAACAAATCGCAGTATTAATAATTTAAATCCCGATAAATATCTATATGACGTGGTGATGCGTCATAAAAGCGAAGGCACAACAGGAGAGTTAAATCGTAGGTTAAAATGTTGTTTTATCCCTTATTCAAGTGATAGCTTTGATTTTCAAAAAAAAATTTCTAAGGAAAATTTTGACGAATTTCTAAAAGATAGAGCTCAAATGATTCTTGATCGAATCCAAGAAGTTGTTGGCGACGCATGGAAAGCACCTTTGGAGCAAGAGGATTCAAATTTAGAAGACGATGAATTTGTTACTGGTTCATAG
- a CDS encoding IS4 family transposase translates to MDLNDGLRAILKDHVSWSKRRLDCFIGLLLALIQSRHMNLTQLAVNFGGQATLKSRYRRLQRFFQTVVFDYDAVAHLIMQLFDFKGQSYYLTLDRTNWKWGKANLNILTLAIAYKGMAVPVYWLVLNKQGNSNQRERIALLQRFIRQFGRHGIQGVLADREFIGDQWWQWLTDHTIPYLIRMKDNQLLTNRRHAGKPVQALFRDLKVGEQRVLRKRQRIGDQWVWLNALKLETNELLVLASNRRLAQAIQVYGQRWQIENLFQCLKGRGFHLEDTRLTRYYRIKKVMALQAIAFCWAHKVGEWKHRAVKPLTIKQHGRPECSLFRYGLDELNNFLLKTVKSADEMLRFWILFLCPPTMIDYDRSRSGKITLRI, encoded by the coding sequence ATGGACTTAAACGATGGGCTTAGAGCGATTTTAAAAGACCATGTGTCTTGGAGCAAGCGCCGTTTAGATTGTTTTATCGGTCTGTTACTGGCGTTAATCCAATCCAGGCACATGAATTTAACGCAATTAGCGGTGAATTTTGGTGGACAGGCGACCTTAAAGTCCCGGTACAGGCGGCTTCAGCGTTTTTTTCAAACCGTTGTTTTTGATTATGACGCCGTGGCGCATCTGATCATGCAGTTGTTTGATTTTAAGGGCCAGTCGTATTATTTGACTCTGGATCGCACTAACTGGAAATGGGGAAAGGCCAATCTGAATATCCTCACCCTGGCGATTGCTTATAAAGGCATGGCGGTGCCGGTGTACTGGTTGGTGTTGAATAAGCAGGGTAACTCCAATCAGCGTGAACGAATCGCCTTATTGCAACGCTTCATCCGGCAGTTTGGTCGGCATGGCATTCAAGGCGTATTGGCTGACCGGGAGTTTATTGGCGATCAGTGGTGGCAATGGTTAACAGACCATACCATTCCGTATTTGATTCGGATGAAAGACAATCAGTTACTGACCAATCGCCGCCACGCCGGAAAGCCCGTTCAAGCCCTATTCCGGGATTTAAAGGTGGGCGAGCAGCGCGTACTGAGGAAAAGACAGCGCATTGGCGATCAGTGGGTTTGGTTGAACGCCTTAAAATTAGAGACCAACGAGCTATTAGTGTTGGCCAGTAACCGGCGCTTGGCTCAGGCGATTCAAGTTTACGGCCAGCGCTGGCAAATTGAAAACCTGTTCCAATGCTTGAAAGGGCGCGGCTTCCATTTAGAAGATACCCGGCTGACCCGGTATTATCGGATTAAGAAAGTCATGGCGCTCCAAGCCATTGCTTTTTGCTGGGCCCATAAAGTCGGGGAATGGAAACATCGAGCCGTTAAGCCGTTAACCATCAAACAACACGGTCGCCCGGAATGTAGCTTGTTTCGTTATGGGCTAGACGAGCTGAATAACTTTTTGTTGAAAACGGTTAAATCGGCTGATGAGATGCTTCGATTCTGGATTTTGTTTTTATGTCCGCCGACTATGATCGATTATGACCGAAGTCGGTCTGGGAAAATAACCCTCAGAATTTAA
- the tnpB gene encoding IS66 family insertion sequence element accessory protein TnpB (TnpB, as the term is used for proteins encoded by IS66 family insertion elements, is considered an accessory protein, since TnpC, encoded by a neighboring gene, is a DDE family transposase.) encodes MRPSLELTEVYLYRQAIDFRKSHRGLAAIVECELGHNPFDGGLYAFTNKQRTKIKCLFWENTGFVLYYKTLVEDKFKWPKGEEALLTLTGQQLNWLLDGYDISVMKGHKNRHYESVF; translated from the coding sequence ATGCGCCCCTCTTTAGAGCTGACAGAGGTTTATCTTTACCGACAGGCCATTGATTTTCGTAAATCCCATCGCGGGTTGGCGGCAATTGTTGAGTGCGAACTCGGCCATAATCCGTTTGATGGCGGACTGTATGCGTTCACCAATAAGCAGCGTACTAAAATCAAATGCTTGTTCTGGGAAAATACGGGCTTTGTGCTTTATTACAAGACCTTGGTCGAGGATAAGTTCAAGTGGCCGAAGGGTGAAGAGGCATTGTTGACGTTAACGGGACAGCAATTGAATTGGCTGCTGGATGGCTACGATATTAGCGTGATGAAAGGCCATAAAAATCGGCATTATGAGTCTGTTTTTTAA
- the tnpA gene encoding IS66 family insertion sequence element accessory protein TnpA produces MASIENKTGHDFWQRHVAQWQASGLSQVNYCRQQALHTHQLSYWKRKFLIDCEPVDTERKATGFTRVQVAAPIAMPSSPSLSLCFRDGTQLIGISQNNMALIQQLIEVLR; encoded by the coding sequence ATGGCATCAATAGAAAACAAGACCGGTCACGATTTTTGGCAAAGGCACGTCGCGCAATGGCAAGCGTCTGGCTTGTCCCAAGTAAACTACTGCCGCCAGCAAGCGTTGCATACCCACCAGTTGAGTTATTGGAAGCGCAAATTTTTGATCGATTGCGAACCGGTTGACACTGAACGTAAAGCGACTGGATTTACCCGTGTCCAAGTGGCTGCACCTATCGCCATGCCCTCATCGCCAAGTTTGTCATTGTGCTTCCGGGATGGTACACAATTGATTGGGATTTCTCAGAATAATATGGCTTTGATTCAGCAATTGATAGAGGTGTTACGGTGA
- a CDS encoding IS1380 family transposase codes for MARFKLKESKKELTSYAGLSLIGQCLEAVNVEAMVDGKIPVSQGIKTSDLVKTTVGLLSIGKSDFEAVEPFREDRFFKKALDVNKVPGSVWLRQRLDRVGGRLLEPLDDCSVRLIERTEAPITPHKGYVCLDMDTFVMDQSGTKKEEVSRTYQGVDGYTPVAAYLGNEGWCIGLELRPGRWHSSLEIEYFLERLFPRVERLVAPNQPVLLRKDSGFDSAKLLFAVADEKARWAAMNRFFEYLIKWNPRKQDKTAWVEKAEAAGVFVEKRPGKREALMTLIVERAWKKQTRMFRLVIRIIERTITKHGQMLILPDIALEGWWTSLEEAEETVIERYRDHGTHEQFHSEFKTDLDLERLPSGKFETNDCLMRMGMFAYNCLRLIGQLGLTGDLAPIRHPAKRRRLRTVLQEIMYRAAQVIHTARQWWLDLGHASPVAKVL; via the coding sequence ATGGCACGTTTTAAGCTAAAAGAATCCAAAAAGGAACTCACGTCCTACGCTGGCCTGTCATTGATCGGCCAGTGCCTAGAAGCGGTTAATGTCGAAGCGATGGTAGATGGAAAGATACCCGTATCACAGGGAATCAAAACCTCTGATTTAGTCAAAACCACGGTAGGTCTGTTGAGTATAGGCAAAAGCGACTTTGAGGCCGTCGAACCGTTTCGTGAAGATCGTTTTTTCAAGAAAGCTTTGGATGTCAACAAGGTACCGGGTAGTGTGTGGCTGCGACAGCGACTTGATCGTGTTGGAGGTCGCTTGCTAGAACCACTGGATGACTGTTCGGTTAGGCTCATTGAACGGACAGAAGCGCCGATCACGCCGCATAAAGGCTACGTTTGCCTGGACATGGACACTTTCGTCATGGATCAGAGCGGAACTAAGAAAGAAGAAGTCAGCCGCACCTATCAAGGTGTCGATGGCTATACGCCAGTCGCAGCCTATTTGGGTAATGAAGGCTGGTGCATAGGTTTAGAGTTGCGTCCAGGTCGCTGGCATTCATCGCTAGAGATCGAATATTTTCTAGAGCGGCTCTTTCCGCGAGTTGAACGTTTGGTGGCACCGAACCAACCGGTGCTGCTTCGTAAAGATTCAGGGTTTGATAGCGCCAAACTATTATTTGCTGTTGCCGATGAAAAAGCACGCTGGGCGGCTATGAATCGATTTTTTGAATACTTGATCAAATGGAACCCCAGGAAGCAGGATAAAACCGCTTGGGTCGAAAAGGCGGAAGCGGCAGGTGTTTTTGTTGAAAAACGACCGGGCAAACGGGAAGCGTTAATGACCCTAATTGTAGAACGCGCCTGGAAAAAGCAAACCCGCATGTTCAGATTGGTCATACGAATTATTGAACGCACCATCACTAAGCACGGTCAAATGTTAATACTGCCAGACATTGCGTTGGAAGGTTGGTGGACTAGCCTGGAGGAAGCGGAAGAAACCGTCATTGAACGTTATCGTGACCATGGCACTCATGAACAATTTCATTCGGAATTCAAAACTGACCTGGATTTGGAACGCTTGCCTTCCGGTAAATTTGAAACCAACGACTGCCTAATGAGAATGGGCATGTTTGCCTACAATTGCTTGCGGCTGATTGGTCAACTGGGTTTGACGGGAGACTTGGCACCCATACGTCACCCTGCAAAGCGTCGGCGGCTCCGAACCGTGCTTCAAGAAATCATGTATCGAGCAGCCCAAGTGATACACACGGCACGACAATGGTGGCTCGATTTGGGGCATGCCTCGCCAGTCGCTAAAGTATTGTAA